One region of Mangifera indica cultivar Alphonso chromosome 3, CATAS_Mindica_2.1, whole genome shotgun sequence genomic DNA includes:
- the LOC123212088 gene encoding probable inactive leucine-rich repeat receptor-like protein kinase At3g03770, giving the protein MGYFNLLLPLSLAWSLMILGSYQLQSSQKQVLLQLRKHLEYPKQLEIWKDHGTDFCYINSSSQVNISCQDNVVTELKIMGHTPAKVSNFEGFAIANLTLSENFSMDSFVTTLARLTSLRVLSLVSLGIWGPLPDKIHRLFSLEFLDLSSNYLFGSVPPKISAMVKLQTLKLDDNFFNDTIPNWFDSLSNLTFLSLRNNSLKGPFPSSIRYITTLTDLVLSVNEISGRLPDLSGLSSLNVLDLSENKLDSDLPALPRGLVMAFLSNNSFSGEIPKQYSKLNQIQHLDLSSNLLKGMPPGLLFSLPNISYLNLASNMLSGSLPNHLNCGGKLGFVDMSDNRLTGEVPSCLSNESGKRIVKLGGNCLSTQVPNQHAESYCTELHMKRKQSEGRNAAILVAIIVCILITMVLLALAFLTVCRRYCPRGLSEHHLLHKAVQEDTVAGFSSDILTNARYISEAAKLSSQGLPVCRSFALEELNEATNNFDNSAFMGEGSYGKLYKGKLENGTLVAIRCLPPSKKYSIRNLKLRLDLLAKLRHPHLVCLLGHCIDGGGRDDYSINRVFLIYEYVPNGNFRSHLSENTPGEVFNWSERLAVLIGAAKAVQFLHTGVIPGFFNNRLKTHNILLNEHRIAKLSDYGLSIVSEEINSTGGKQRDHESRQMIKLEDDVFSFGFMILESLVGPSVSARKGAFLTDELASLNSQDSRGRIVNPVVMATSSQESLSIVIAITNKCLSESWSRPSFEDILWNLQYAAQIQATADNELRI; this is encoded by the exons ATGGGGTATTTTAACTTGTTATTGCCGTTAAGTCTTGCATGGAGTTTGATGATTCTGGGTTCCTATCAACTACAATCCTCACAGAAACAAGTGCTTCTACAGCTAAGGAAGCATTTGGAGTACCCTAAGCAACTAGAGATATGGAAAGATCATGGCACCGATTTTTGTTACATAAATTCTTCTTCACAAGTGAACATCTCATGCCAAGACAATGTTGTGACTGAGCTCAAAATCATGGGCCACACTCCTGCTAAGGTTAGTAATTTTGAAGGTTTTGCAATTGCAAATCTAACTTTATCAGAGAACTTTTCTATGGATTCTTTTGTCACTACTCTGGCAAGATTGACAAGCTTGAGAGTTCTTAGTTTGGTGTCTTTGGGAATTTGGGGTCCACTTCCGGACAAAATTCATCGACTGTTTTCACTTGAATTCTTGGACTTGAGTTCCAATTATCTCTTTGGTTCCGTTCCTCCTAAGATCTCTGCAATGGTGAAGCTTCAAACTCTTAAGTTGGATGACAATTTCTTTAATGATACAATCCCCAATTGGTTTGATTCTCTCTCTAATCTGACATTTCTAAGCTTGAGAAACAACAGTTTGAAGGGTCCATTTCCATCTTCAATAAGGTATATCACCACCCTCACTGATCTTGTTTTATCTGTGAATGAAATTTCTGGAAGATTACCGGATCTCAGTGGCCTAAGCAGCCTAAATGTGCTGGACTTGAGTGAAAACAAATTAGATTCTGATCTACCTGCGTTGCCAAGAGGATTGGTCATGGCCTTTCTCAGTAACAACTCCTTCTCAGGTGAGATTCCAAAGCAATATAGCAAGCTAAACCAAATACAACACCTAGACTTGTCGTCCAATCTACTAAAAGGAATGCCTCCGGGTCTACTGTTCTCATTGCCAAACATCAGTTACTTGAATTTGGCATCAAACATGCTAAGTGGGTCACTTCCAAATCATCTGAACTGTGGAGGCAAGCTTGGTTTTGTTGATATGTCCGACAATCGATTAACAGGAGAAGTGCCTTCCTGTTTAAGCAATGAATCAGGTAAAAGAATTGTTAAGCTTGGTGGAAATTGCTTATCCACTCAAGTACCTAATCAGCATGCAGAATCATACTGCACAGAACTCCACATGAAGAGGAAGCAATCTGAAGGCAGAAATGCAGCAATattggtagctattattgtatgTATACTTATCACTATGGTGCTTCTGGCTTTAGCATTCCTCACTGTGTGTAGAAGATATTGCCCACGAGGGCTATCAGAGCATCATTTGCTGCATAAAGCAGTTCAAGAAGACACAGTAGCAGGGTTCTCTTCAGATATCCTGACAAATGCAC GTTATATTTCCGAAGCTGCAAAGTTGAGCTCTCAGGGGCTTCCGGTGTGCCGGTCATTTGCCTTAGAGGAGTTGAATGAAGCAACAAATAACTTTGATAATTCTGCATTTATGGGTGAGGGTTCATATGGTAAG CTTTACAAAGGAAAATTAGAAAATGGAACACTGGTTGCAATAAGGTGCCTACCTCCATCAAAGAAATATTCCATTCGAAATCTTAAACTCAGGCTAGATTTGCTTGCAAAGCTTCGTCATCCGCACCTGGTTTGCCTTTTGGGGCATTGCATTGATGGCGGAGGACGCGATGATTACAGTATAAATAGAGTCTTTCTCATATACGAATACGTGCCAAATGGGAATTTTCGAAGTCATCTCTCAG AAAATACTCCAGGAGAGGTTTTCAATTGGTCAGAGAGATTGGCAGTACTAATTGGTGCAGCGAAGGCTGTGCAGTTCCTGCATACTGGAGTTATTCCCGGTTTCTTCAACAACAGATTGAAGACACACAATATCTTGCTAAATGAGCATCGAATTGCAAAGCTGAGTGACTATGGGCTGTCTATTGTCTCAGAAGAAATTAACAGTACTGGG GGTAAACAGAGAGATCATGAATCCAG GCAAATGATAAAATTAGAGGATGATGTTTTTAGCTTTGGATTCATGATACTTGAGTCTCTTGTTGGACCTTCAGTATCTGCTAGAAAAGGAGCATTTCTAACTGACGAATTG GCATCTCTAAACAGTCAAGATAGCAGAGGGAGGATAGTGAACCCAGTAGTAATGGCAACCTCCTCACAAGAATCACTCTCAATTGTTATCGCAATTACAAACAAATGCCTCTCTGAATCATGGAGTCGTCCCTCTTTTGAAGACATTCTTTGGAACCTTCAGTATGCAGCTCAAATCCAGGCAACAGCAGATAATGAACTCAGAATTTGA
- the LOC123210449 gene encoding F-box protein At5g50450: MFRGKKLKTSPKVAGKPDKPDFLDGLPDDLAVYILCKLSSSASCPSDFINVLLTCKRLNHLALHPFVLSKAGTNTLAIRAKNWSDSAHRFLKLCINAGNTDAAYALGMIRFYCLQNQGSGTSLMAKAAIKSHVSALYSLSVIQFNGSGASRNEKDLRAGVALCARAALLGHIDAVRELGHCLQDGYGVRQNILKGRRLLVEANAREFMQSLPLPLARTNHPKRLHCGSTTWGCPLLSDFGYNVGAPEMHPVNRFLKEWFESGKGELAPGLRLCSHSGCGRPETRPHEFRRCSACGTVNYCSRGCQALDWKLRHKMECVPMDRWIIEDDGHGVAGMVEMVGPGNVGPV, encoded by the exons ATGTTCCGCGGAAAAAAACTCAAGACTTCTCCTAAGGTTGCCGGAAAACCGGATAAACCTGACTTTCTCGACGGATTACCCGACGATCTCGCCGTTTATATCCTTTGCAAGCTTAGCTCCTCCGCTTCTTGTCCCTCGGATTTCATCAACGTCCTCTTAAC ATGCAAAAGATTGAACCATTTAGCTCTTCATCcatttgttttatcaaaagCCGGTACGAATACACTTGCAATCAGAGCAAAGAACTGGTCAGATTCGGCGCACCGTTTCCTCAAACTCTGTATTAACGCCGGCAACACCGACGCCGCCTACGCTCTTGGCATG ATCCGATTTTACTGTTTACAAAACCAAGGGAGTGGAACCTCTTTAATGGCTAAGGCTGCTATTAAATCACACGTGTCGGCGCTTTATTCTCTCTCCGTGATACAATTTAACGGCAGCGGTGCTTCTAGAAATGAGAAAGATCTCCGAGCCGGCGTTGCGCTGTGCGCTCGAGCTGCTTTACTCGGCCATATCGATGCCGTACGTGAGCTTGGTCATTGCCTTCAAGACGGCTACGGCGTGCGGCAAAACATCCTCAAAGGTCGGCGATTATTAGTCGAGGCTAACGCACGTGAATTCATGCAATCCTTACCTTTACCTCTGGCGCGGACAAATCATCCCAAACGTTTGCATTGCGGTTCAACTACTTGGGGCTGTCCGTTGTTAAGTGATTTCGGATATAATGTGGGCGCGCCGGAGATGCACCCGGTGAACAGGTTTTTAAAAGAATGGTTCGAGTCGGGCAAGGGTGAGTTAGCCCCCGGGTTAAGGTTGTGTTCGCATAGCGGGTGCGGTCGACCCGAGACACGTCCACACGAGTTTCGAAGGTGTTCCGCCTGTGGGACCGTGAATTATTGTTCTAGAGGATGTCAAGCCCTTGATTGGAAGTTGAGACACAAGATGGAATGTGTGCCGATGGATCGGTGGATTATCGAGGATGACGGTCATGGGGTCGCAGGAATGGTGGAGATGGTGGGACCCGGGAACGTGGGGCCCGTGTGA
- the LOC123210508 gene encoding serine/threonine-protein kinase RIO1-like yields MSIVEKELPAVGQAGEEVEDDEEIEEEEGELSWSSESEIGEALDYLDSKDDDEPVDGAFLLNSRRPNAHGGLHSRPNSSTLQPLSNKNQKFAHHIRASPLEEWEGRINVGMSNSVTTAIRDSVREMAIGKTKSTEKADRATVEQAIDPRTRMVLFKMLNRGVFHDINGCISTGKEANVYHATKSDGQELAIKVYKTSVLVFKDRDRYVQGDYRFRYGYCKHNPRKMVKTWAEKEMRNLMRLKAAGIRCPTPYLLRLHVLVMEFIGKSGWAAPRLKDAALSSDKLREGYVEIIIVMRTLYQKCKLVHGDLSEYNILYFEGHLYIIDVSQAVDLDHPHALDFLREDCVHISDFFKKHGVAVMTIRELFDFIVDPSIADDSVDSYLEEVQHKILARGDISIEDEIADSVFVQSYIPKTLEHVKNAEEDVQLLTSGKDTGDMYYKTITGLKDALTKVQLSSANKEEQPDENPIEESSLSQAGGQHDKSDVESGSETDGEEDHSSESGGDSSSETGKKASLDKKAARKENKKKVREEKREARKTKVPKAVKKRKKKLAKAHKTR; encoded by the exons ATGTCAATTGTAGAAAAGGAACTGCCGGCGGTGGGTCAAGCCGGAGAAGAAGTAGAGGATGACGAAGAGATAGAAGAGGAGGAGGGGGAACTTTCATGGTCTTCCGAATCCGAAATTGGAGAGGCATTGGATTATTTGGACTCTAAAGACGACGATGAACCAGTGGATGGGGCTTTTTTGCTCAATTCGAGGCGCCCAAATGCGCATGGAGGTCTTCACTCTCGTCCTAATTCATCAACTCTTCAACCTCTGTCAAACAAAAATCAGAAATTTGCCCATCACATTCGAGCTTCACCTTTAGAG GAATGGGAGGGAAGGATAAACGTTGGCATGTCAAACTCTGTGACAACTGCAATCCGTGACAGTGTTCGAGAGATGGCCATTGGTAAAACCAAGAGTACCGAGAAAGCAGATCGTGCAACCGTTGAGCAG GCCATTGATCCTAGAACTCGTATGGTTCTATTCAAAATGTTGAATCGAGGTGTGTTTCATGATATTAATGGCTGCATTTCAACCGGAAAAGAA GCAAATGTATATCATGCAACAAAATCTGATGGTCAAGAACTAGCAATTAAAGTGTACAAAACTTCTGTCCTGGTTTTCAA GGACCGAGATCGGTACGTGCAAGGTGACTACCGATTCAGATATGGATACTGCAAGCACAATCCCAGGAAAATGGTAAAGACGTGGGCTGAAAAAGAAATGAGGAATCTTATGAG GCTCAAGGCAGCTGGAATACGGTGTCCAACTCCATATCTCTTGAGACTTCATGTTCTGGTCATGGAATTTATAG GAAAATCTGGTTGGGCTGCTCCTCGTCTTAAGGATGCTGCTTTATCTTCAGACAAGTTACGTGAAGGTTATGTTGAG ATTATAATTGTGATGCGGACATTATATCAGAAGTGCAAACTGGTGCACGGAGACCTCAGTGAATATAACATACTTTATTTTGAG GGTCACTTGTACATCATTGATGTCTCTCAAGCAGTTGATCTTGACCATCCTCATGCTCTTGATTTCTTGCGCGAAGATTGTGTTCATATTTCt GATTTCTTTAAGAAACATGGTGTGGCAGTAATGACAATCCGAGAACTATTTGACTTCATAGTAGACCCATCAATCGCTGATGATTCTGTTGACAGTTATTTGGAGGAG GTTCAGCATAAAATTTTGGCAAGAGGAGATATTTCTATTGAGGATGAAATTGCTGACTCTGTATTTGTCCAG tCATACATTCCAAAGACTCTAGAACATGTGAAAAATGCTGAGGAGGATGTACAACTGCTAACCAGTGGCAAGGATACAGGAGACATGTACTATAAGACAATTACTGGACTAAAGGATGCTCTTACCAAAGTTCAGCTTTCTTCTGCCAATAAAGAGGAGCAACCTGATGAAAATCCTATAGAAGAGTCATCACTCAGTCAGGCTGGTGGCCAACATGATAAATCTGATGTAGAATCTGGATCTGAAACAGATGGAGAGGAAGACCATTCCAGTGAGTCAGGAGGGGATTCTTCATCTGAAACTGGGAAGAAGGCTTCTCTTGATAAGAAAGCTGCCAgaaaagagaacaaaaagaaagtCAGAGAAGAGAAGAGGGAAGCTCGGAAGACAAAAGTCCCGAAGGCagtgaagaagagaaagaaaaaattggcCAAGGCTCACAAGACTAGGTAG
- the LOC123210509 gene encoding probable aspartyl aminopeptidase isoform X2: MAETEANGDEESSLVSDFLQFLNASPTAFHAVDEAKRRLREVGYEQISEKEDWNLEAGKRYFFTRNYSTIVAFAVGKKYVAGNGFHIVGAHTDSPCLKLKPVSKVTKGGYLEVGVQTYGGGLWHTWFDRDLMIAGRVIIREEKDGSVSYSHKLLRIEEPILRIPTLAIHLDRNINSDGFKPNTQSHLLPVLATAIKEELNKVAGDNNSKETPTGFGSKHHSVLLQALIDTTSSGSNLEDETGVRMVALFDHEEVGSASAQGAGSPVMLDALSRITNSFCTITNVLIEKAIQRSFLVSADMAHALHPNYMEKHEDNHQPKLHGGLVIKHNANQHYATNAVTSFIFKEIALKHNLPTQEFVVRNDMGCGSTIGPILASGVGIRTVDVGAPQLSMHSIREVCAIDDVKHSYEHFKAFFQEFAHLDCKFAVDI; encoded by the exons ATGGCAGAAACAGAAGCTAACGGTGATGAAGAGAGCTCTCTGGTCTCCGACTTTCTCCAATTCTTAAACGCATCTCCAACTGCTTTTCACGCCGTTG atgaGGCAAAGAGGCGTTTGCGAGAAGTGGGATACGAACAGATTTCGGAGAAAGAAGATTGGAACTTGGAAGCTGGAAAGAGATATTTCTTCACCAGAAATTATTCCACAATTGTAGCTTTCGCCGTcggaaaaaa ATATGTTGCTGGAAATGGATTCCATATAGTTGGTGCTCATACTGACAGTCCTTGTCTAAAGCTGAAACCTGTTTCTAAG GTAACAAAAGGCGGGTATTTGGAGGTTGGTGTTCAAACATATGGAGGTGGTTTATGGCATACATGGTTTGATCGTGACTTAATGATCGCTGGACGGGTGAtcattagagaagaaaaagatggtTCAGTTTCTTATTCTCACAAGCTACTTAGAATTGAGGAGCCCATATTGCGAATTCCTACACTGGCCATACACTTGGACAG GAATATCAATAGCGATGGATTTAAGCCTAACACCCAGAGTCATCTTCTTCCTGTCTTGGCAACAGCAATAAAG GAGGAGCTTAATAAAGTGGCCGGAGATAATAACTCTAAAGAAACACCAACTGGTTTTGGCTCCAAGCACCACTCAGTTCTACTACAG GCATTGATAGATACTACATCTTCTGGAAGCAACCTTGAGGATGAGACTGGTGTTAGAATGGTGGCATTGTTTGACCATGAGGAGGTTGGATCAGCTTCAGCTCAAGGAGCTGGGTCTCCTGTCATGTTAGATGCTTTGTCACGAATCACAAATTCCTTCTGCACAATTACCAATGTG TTGATTGAGAAAGCAATCCAGAGGAGTTTTCTTGTTTCTGCTGACATGGCCCATGCCCTACACCCTAATTACATG GAAAAACATGAGGATAATCATCAGCCCAAGTTGCATGGAGGGCTTGTCATCAAGCACAATGCAAATCAACATTATGCAACTAATGCCGTTACATCCTTCATATTCAAGGAGATAGCCTTGAAGCATAACCTTCCTACTCAG GAGTTTGTGGTCCGCAATGACATGGGTTGTGGTTCGACCATCGGTCCCATCTTAGCAAGTGGAGTGGGGATTCGCACAGTCGATGTCGGTGCACCACAATTATCGATGCACAGTATACGAGAAGTGTGTGCCATTGATGACGTGAAACATTCATACGAGCATTTCAAGGCATTTTTCCAAGAATTCGCTCATCTTGATTGCAAGTTTGCAGTGGACATATAG
- the LOC123210509 gene encoding probable aspartyl aminopeptidase isoform X1, which yields MAETEANGDEESSLVSDFLQFLNASPTAFHAVDEAKRRLREVGYEQISEKEDWNLEAGKRYFFTRNYSTIVAFAVGKKYVAGNGFHIVGAHTDSPCLKLKPVSKVTKGGYLEVGVQTYGGGLWHTWFDRDLMIAGRVIIREEKDGSVSYSHKLLRIEEPILRIPTLAIHLDRNINSDGFKPNTQSHLLPVLATAIKEELNKVAGDNNSKETPTGFGSKHHSVLLQMIASQLGCVPDDICDFELQACDTQPSILAGIKEEFIFSGRLDNLCMSFCSLKALIDTTSSGSNLEDETGVRMVALFDHEEVGSASAQGAGSPVMLDALSRITNSFCTITNVLIEKAIQRSFLVSADMAHALHPNYMEKHEDNHQPKLHGGLVIKHNANQHYATNAVTSFIFKEIALKHNLPTQEFVVRNDMGCGSTIGPILASGVGIRTVDVGAPQLSMHSIREVCAIDDVKHSYEHFKAFFQEFAHLDCKFAVDI from the exons ATGGCAGAAACAGAAGCTAACGGTGATGAAGAGAGCTCTCTGGTCTCCGACTTTCTCCAATTCTTAAACGCATCTCCAACTGCTTTTCACGCCGTTG atgaGGCAAAGAGGCGTTTGCGAGAAGTGGGATACGAACAGATTTCGGAGAAAGAAGATTGGAACTTGGAAGCTGGAAAGAGATATTTCTTCACCAGAAATTATTCCACAATTGTAGCTTTCGCCGTcggaaaaaa ATATGTTGCTGGAAATGGATTCCATATAGTTGGTGCTCATACTGACAGTCCTTGTCTAAAGCTGAAACCTGTTTCTAAG GTAACAAAAGGCGGGTATTTGGAGGTTGGTGTTCAAACATATGGAGGTGGTTTATGGCATACATGGTTTGATCGTGACTTAATGATCGCTGGACGGGTGAtcattagagaagaaaaagatggtTCAGTTTCTTATTCTCACAAGCTACTTAGAATTGAGGAGCCCATATTGCGAATTCCTACACTGGCCATACACTTGGACAG GAATATCAATAGCGATGGATTTAAGCCTAACACCCAGAGTCATCTTCTTCCTGTCTTGGCAACAGCAATAAAG GAGGAGCTTAATAAAGTGGCCGGAGATAATAACTCTAAAGAAACACCAACTGGTTTTGGCTCCAAGCACCACTCAGTTCTACTACAG ATGATAGCTAGTCAGCTTGGCTGTGTACCAGATGATATATGTGATTTTGAACTACAAGCATGCGATACACAACCAAGTATATTAGCTGGTATTAAGGAAGAATTCATTTTCTCTGGGAGGCTTGACAATCTCTGCATGTCATTTTGCTCTCTGAAG GCATTGATAGATACTACATCTTCTGGAAGCAACCTTGAGGATGAGACTGGTGTTAGAATGGTGGCATTGTTTGACCATGAGGAGGTTGGATCAGCTTCAGCTCAAGGAGCTGGGTCTCCTGTCATGTTAGATGCTTTGTCACGAATCACAAATTCCTTCTGCACAATTACCAATGTG TTGATTGAGAAAGCAATCCAGAGGAGTTTTCTTGTTTCTGCTGACATGGCCCATGCCCTACACCCTAATTACATG GAAAAACATGAGGATAATCATCAGCCCAAGTTGCATGGAGGGCTTGTCATCAAGCACAATGCAAATCAACATTATGCAACTAATGCCGTTACATCCTTCATATTCAAGGAGATAGCCTTGAAGCATAACCTTCCTACTCAG GAGTTTGTGGTCCGCAATGACATGGGTTGTGGTTCGACCATCGGTCCCATCTTAGCAAGTGGAGTGGGGATTCGCACAGTCGATGTCGGTGCACCACAATTATCGATGCACAGTATACGAGAAGTGTGTGCCATTGATGACGTGAAACATTCATACGAGCATTTCAAGGCATTTTTCCAAGAATTCGCTCATCTTGATTGCAAGTTTGCAGTGGACATATAG
- the LOC123212091 gene encoding nucleolar protein 56-like, with amino-acid sequence MARYLLYETASGYSLFLAHGLDEIGQNTEAVRSSITDMNRFGKVVQLTAFQPFASALDALNQCNSVSEGLMTDELRNFLELNLPKVKEGKKPKFSLGVSEPKIGSHIFEVTKIPCQSNELVLELLRGVRLHFDRFIKELKPGDLEKAQLGLGHSYSRAKVKFNVNRVDNMVIQAIFLLDTLDKDINSFSMRVREWYSWHFPELVKIVNDNYLYAKVVKLIEDKSKLSDDIIPPLIDILGDEDKAKEIVEAGKASMGQDLSAVDLINVQMFAQKVMNLSEYRKKLYEYLVTKMNDIAPNLASLIGEVVGARLISHAGSLTNLAKCPSSTLQILGAEKALFRALKTRGNTPKYGLIFHSSFIGRASARNKGRMARYLANKCSIASRIDCFAESNTTVFGEKLREQVEERLDFYDKGVAPRKNIDVMKAAIESTQNNDMETEEASAKKSKKKKSKSADAEDGEPMTVDNADASEEAKSEKKKKKKEKRKLDEETQPEDKSNGVIGHDAHEDGAAKKKKKKKSKDEGDDVQSAGEAKKKKKKKSKVEDEE; translated from the exons ATGGCTCGGTATTTGTTGTACGAGACAGCTTCAGGCTATTCATTGTTTTTGGCTCATGGTCTCGATGAAATCGGCCAAAACACAGAGGCGGTTCGGAGCTCCATTACCGATATGAACAGGTTCGGTAAGGTCGTTCAGCTCACGGCTTTCCAGCCTTTTGCTTCCGCTCTTGATGCTCTGAATCAGTGTAACTCTGTTTCTGAAG GGCTTATGACTGATGAGTTGAGGAACTTTTTGGAGCTTAATCTTCCAAAAGTCAAGGAAGGAAAGAAGCCGAAATTTAGTCTAGGTGTATCAGAGCCCAAGATTGGGTCACATATATTTGAAGTGACAAAGATTCCTTGTCAAAGCAATGAGCTTGTTCTTGAACTTCTTCGTGGTGTGCGGCTGCATTTTGATAGGTTCATTAAAGAGTTAAAG CCTGGTGACCTAGAAAAAGCTCAGCTTGGTTTGGGGCACAGTTACAGTAGGGCAAAGGTGAAGTTCAATGTCAACCGAGTGGACAATATGGTTATTCAAGCCATTTTCCTTCTCGATACTCTTGACAAGGACATCAATTCCTTCTCCATGAGAGTCAG AGAATGGTACTCATGGCATTTCCCTGAACTAGTCAAAATTGTCAATGACAATTATCTCTATGCCAAGGTTGTAAAACTTATAGAGGACAAGTCAAAGTTGTCTGATGATATTATTCCACCTTTAATAGACATACTTGGAGATGAAGATAAGGCCAAAGAGATTGTGGAAGCTGGAAAAGCATCAATGG GGCAGGATTTATCTGCTGTTGACTTGATTAATGTCCAGATGTTTGCTCAGAAGGTAATGAACCTTTCTGAGTACAGGAAGAAGCTATATGAGTATCTGGTTACTAAAATGAATGACATTGCACCAAATTTGGCCTCGTTGATTGGTGAAGTTGTTGGGGCTCGGTTGATTTCCCATGCTGGTAGTCTCACAAATCTAGCTAAGTGCCCATCATCCACCCTACAGATCCTTGGTGCTGAGAAAGCTCTCTTCAG GGCATTAAAAACTCGAGGAAACACACCAAAGTATGGTTTGATTTTTCACTCATCTTTCATTGGTCGAGCATCTGCAAGGAACAAGGGTCGAATGGCTCGTTATTTGGCAAACAAATGTTCCATTGCATCTCGCATTGACTGTTTTGCTG AAAGCAACACTACTGTTTTTGGTGAGAAACTTCGGGAGCAAGTTGAAGAGCGACTAGACTTTTACGACAAGGGAGTTGCACCTCGTAAAAACATCGATGTGATGAAAGCTGCAATTGAAAGCACTCAAAATAATG ATATGGAAACAGAAGAAGCTTCAGctaagaaaagcaagaaaaagaagtcAAAATCTGCTGATGCAGAGGATGGTGAACCTATGACAGTGGATAATGCAGATGCTTCTGAGGAAGCTAaatcagagaagaagaagaaaaagaaggagaaGCGAAAACTAGATGAGGAGACTCAGCCGGAGGATAAATCAAATGGTGTTATTGGGCATGATGCTCATGAAGATGGAGcagccaagaagaagaaaaagaagaagtcCAAGGATGAAGGAGACGATGTGCAGTCTGCTGGTGAggctaaaaagaaaaagaagaagaaatctaAAGTTGAAGATGAAGAGTAA
- the LOC123210510 gene encoding adenylate kinase 4-like — MASNSPANLEDVPSVDIMTELLRRMKCSTKPDKRLILIGPPGSGKGTQSPIIKDEYCLCHLATGDMLRAAVAAKTPLGIKAKEAMEQGQLVSDDLVVGIIDEAVKKPSCQKGFILDGFPRTVAQAQKLDEMLEKQGVKIDKVLNFAIDDAILEERITGRWIHPSSGRSYHSKFAPPKVPGVDDVTGEPLIQRKDDTAAVLMSRLEAFHKQTEPVIDYYSKKGNVANLHAEKPPKDVTAEVQKVLS, encoded by the exons ATGGCGAGTAATTCACCTGCCAACTTGGAAGATGTGCCGTCCGTAGATATCATGACCGAGCTTCTCCGTCGCATGAAGTGCTCCACTAAGCCCGACAAGCGTCTCATTCTCATTG GCCCACCGGGTTCCGGAAAAGGTACTCAATCCCCAATCATAAAGGATGAGTATTGTCTGTGCCACTTGGCTACTGGTGACATGTTAAGAGCTGCTGTTGCCGCTAAAACCCCTCTCGGAATTAAGGCTAAGGAGGCGATGGAGCAG GGACAACTTGTTTCTGATGACTTGGTGGTTGGCATTATAGATGAAGCAGTTAAGAAACCCTCATGTCAGAAAGGTTTCATTCTTGATGGGTTTCCAAGAACTGTTGCTCAGGCGCAGAAG CTTGATGAGATGCTTGAGAAGCAGGGAGTTAAAATTGATAAGGTGCTCAATTTTGCAATTGATGATGCCATCTTGGAGGAGAGGATTACTGGTCGCTGGATCCACCCTTCTAGTGGTAGGAGCTATCACTCCAAATTTGCACCTCCAAAGGTTCCTGGTGTCGATGAT GTGACTGGTGAACCTTTGATTCAACGTAAAGATGATACTGCTGCTGTTCTCATGTCAAGACTGGAGGCTTTCCACAAGCAAACTGAACCG GTAATTGACTATTACTCCAAGAAGGGCAATGTGGCAAATCTCCACGCAGAAAAGCCTCCCAAAGATGTTACAGCTGAGGTACAGAAAGTACTTTCCTAG